A window of BD1-7 clade bacterium contains these coding sequences:
- the rnd_1 gene encoding Ribonuclease D, with translation MIDTNSDLLALCQSLEKSPALALDTEFIRVRTFFPKPGLIQIADQSQVYLVDPLGIDEWAPFKQLLVNPDVVKVLHACDEDIELFYHLMGVFPVNVFDTQVAAACCGMDFSMGYQRLVKSVLDLDLPKTHSRSDWMQRPLSSEQLKYAADDVDHLLEIHAFLKAKIDDSGLQNIVAGEYQQVVDNLQDMEFGNAINRLKMAWKLNGYQLARVRALAIWRERSMRAKDLPRNRIASNDALMQLAKHGNWSKSQLFDIEGLPEQTARSCGDDLIALLSVEYPQEERLSRPVKADRVMNLIKSTLVDYAQRLGIAEQLLMKKPYTEAMYWAVKSKSSLPGRVSGWRRGVYLEVLDAVVAEL, from the coding sequence ATGATTGATACCAACAGCGACCTATTGGCACTATGTCAGTCGCTGGAGAAGTCGCCTGCTCTTGCACTGGATACTGAGTTTATCCGTGTTCGAACGTTTTTTCCTAAGCCGGGATTGATTCAAATTGCTGATCAAAGCCAAGTTTATTTGGTTGATCCGCTTGGAATTGATGAGTGGGCACCGTTTAAGCAGCTATTGGTGAACCCTGATGTTGTGAAGGTTTTGCATGCCTGTGATGAGGATATCGAGCTCTTTTATCATCTAATGGGTGTGTTTCCTGTCAATGTATTCGATACACAAGTTGCGGCAGCCTGTTGTGGTATGGATTTCAGCATGGGGTATCAACGACTGGTAAAGTCCGTGTTGGATTTGGATTTGCCGAAAACTCATAGCCGTTCAGATTGGATGCAACGCCCACTAAGCTCTGAGCAATTGAAATATGCCGCAGATGATGTAGATCATCTATTGGAGATTCATGCCTTTCTCAAGGCAAAAATAGATGATAGTGGTTTGCAGAATATCGTTGCTGGGGAGTATCAGCAGGTTGTTGATAATCTACAGGATATGGAATTTGGTAATGCCATCAATCGACTCAAAATGGCTTGGAAGCTGAATGGTTATCAATTGGCGCGAGTTAGGGCATTGGCGATTTGGCGCGAGAGATCCATGCGTGCAAAAGATTTGCCGCGTAACCGCATTGCCTCAAATGATGCTTTGATGCAGTTGGCAAAGCATGGCAATTGGTCGAAATCTCAATTGTTTGATATCGAAGGCTTGCCTGAGCAAACTGCGCGTAGTTGTGGTGATGATTTAATAGCACTGCTCAGTGTTGAGTATCCGCAGGAAGAACGTCTGTCTAGGCCGGTGAAAGCTGACCGAGTAATGAATTTGATTAAGTCGACTTTGGTAGATTATGCGCAGCGGTTGGGTATTGCTGAGCAATTGCTGATGAAGAAGCCATATACCGAAGCCATGTACTGGGCTGTGAAGAGTAAGTCGTCGTTGCCCGGTCGGGTGAGTGGTTGGCGGCGAGGTGTTTATCTTGAGGTTCTGGATGCAGTTGTTGCTGAGCTTTAA
- the ycgL gene encoding Protein YcgL, which translates to MKKDMNSKLLCSVYRSASREGMYLYVKTSEELSKVPDALMSLLGQPELVMKFVIVPEKSVARVTGQVVMDGIEEKGFYLQMPLIEDDDMADIAQKNSKLNKLA; encoded by the coding sequence ATGAAGAAAGATATGAACAGTAAACTGCTTTGTAGTGTGTATCGCAGCGCATCCCGCGAAGGGATGTATCTCTATGTAAAGACGTCCGAAGAGTTATCTAAGGTCCCTGATGCTTTGATGTCACTGCTTGGGCAGCCGGAATTGGTGATGAAGTTCGTCATAGTGCCGGAGAAAAGTGTTGCGCGTGTAACGGGGCAGGTGGTCATGGATGGCATTGAAGAGAAGGGTTTTTATTTGCAGATGCCGTTAATCGAAGATGATGATATGGCTGATATCGCACAGAAAAACTCGAAGCTGAATAAGCTCGCATAA